One window of bacterium genomic DNA carries:
- the queA gene encoding tRNA preQ1(34) S-adenosylmethionine ribosyltransferase-isomerase QueA has product MSEIFNFDLPKELIAQYPLKEREKARLMIVHRENKEIKEDLFENIGNYLNDRFVIVLNDTRVIPARIICNKETGGKIEVFLLKNLDKFLWQVLIKGKIKVSAKFKKEDMEGKIVEKKENGSYIVEFNKDKEEIKNYGEIPLPPYIKRKPEKEDKIYYQTVYAKKNGSIAAPTAGLHFTEEIIEKLKNKGIEFISITLHIGWYSIKVLKENKNSVGEEYLEINEETAIRLNELKSKGKKIIAVGTSTTRGLESATENGKIKPYNGYTNLFIKPGFKFKFIDGLITNFHLPKSTHLSLVCAFAGTELIEKCYKIAIEKKYRFYSYGDSMLII; this is encoded by the coding sequence ATGAGTGAGATATTTAATTTTGATTTACCAAAAGAATTGATTGCTCAGTATCCATTAAAAGAAAGAGAAAAAGCAAGATTGATGATTGTCCATAGGGAAAATAAAGAAATTAAAGAAGACCTTTTTGAAAATATTGGGAATTATTTAAACGATAGATTTGTAATTGTTTTAAATGATACAAGAGTTATACCAGCAAGAATAATCTGCAATAAAGAGACGGGTGGAAAAATAGAAGTATTTCTTTTAAAAAATCTTGATAAATTTTTATGGCAGGTACTTATTAAAGGAAAAATAAAAGTTAGTGCGAAATTTAAAAAAGAAGATATGGAAGGAAAGATTGTTGAAAAAAAAGAAAATGGAAGTTATATTGTTGAATTTAATAAGGATAAAGAAGAAATTAAAAATTATGGAGAAATACCACTACCTCCTTATATAAAAAGGAAACCAGAAAAAGAGGATAAAATTTATTATCAAACTGTCTATGCAAAGAAAAATGGTTCAATTGCAGCACCGACAGCAGGACTTCATTTTACAGAAGAGATTATTGAAAAATTGAAAAATAAGGGAATTGAATTTATATCAATTACTTTACATATTGGATGGTATTCAATAAAGGTCTTAAAAGAAAATAAAAATTCTGTTGGTGAGGAATATTTAGAAATAAATGAAGAAACTGCTATAAGATTGAACGAACTTAAAAGTAAAGGTAAAAAAATTATTGCTGTTGGAACAAGTACAACAAGAGGTCTTGAAAGTGCAACTGAAAATGGAAAGATTAAACCATATAATGGCTATACAAATCTTTTTATAAAACCAGGTTTTAAATTTAAATTTATTGATGGACTTATAACAAACTTTCACCTGCCAAAATCTACCCACTTATCTCTTGTCTGTGCTTTTGCTGGAACTGAATTGATTGAAAAGTGTTATAAAATTGCTATTGAAAAAAAATATAGATTTTATTCTTATGGTGATAGTATGCTTATAATTTAA